The Candidatus Equadaptatus faecalis nucleotide sequence CATGAACCAGAACGGTATCGTGAGGAAGCGGCCGCGTTTTTTGAGTCCGCGGATAACCCATGCCGCAATTGAGAGAAGCGCGATTGCAGCAACGAGCTGGTTGGAGGCGCCGAATACCGGCCAGATAACCTGCCATACCGCAACTTCCATGCCTGCTGCGTTTGTTGCTTTCATGAAAACGAGAACGAGTGCAAATACGATAGGAATAAACGTCGCGAACCATTTGTTCATCTTACCGTCGCTGAGCTCCTGAATCTGGTAGCGGCAAAGTCTTGTTGCCGTGTCAAGTGACGTAAGAAGGAATGTGTTGATTGCGATGTAGCCGAGACGTGTGCCTTTTGCAGGGTCAATTCCGACGATTCCGGCAAATTTACCGAAGCCGGTTGCGAATGCTCCCATTCCTTTGAATTCGGCACCGGCAGCCATAAGGCAGCCTGTAGCGATAACTGCGACCATGCCTTCGAGAAGCATTGCGCCGTAACCGATGGGAACCGCGTCTTTTTCATGTGCGATCTGTTTGCCCGTCGTGCCTGATGAAACGAGTGAGTGGAAGCCTGAAATTGCGCCGCAGGCAACCATCGTGAAGAGGCACGGCCAAAGTGCTTTGCTTGAAACGCCGAGATATTTGACTTCAGCTGCAAAGGCGGGAACTGTACCGGTGTTGAGGCTTGATCCGAAGATCATACCGATTGCGCCGATGATAACCGCAAAATAGAGGAAGAAGCTTGAGAGGTAGTCGCGCGGCTGGAGAAGAATCCAGACCGGAAGTGTTGATGCAAAGAGAATGTAGAGAGCAAGCGCCCAGTTCCAGAATTTGATGTCACGCGCAAAAACCGCATTGACAAAAGCCCAGTCTCCGCAGTTCCACGCGCAGAAAGCAACGATCGCAAGAGCTACGAGCGTTACTGCCTTAAAGTTGAGCTTGAACTGATAGATGCAGAGTCCGGAAATAACTGCAAGTACGATGTAAAGAATACTTACAAACGCAACGCCCGGGTCGGCAACAAACGTGCCTGCCGTCATTGCCTGGAAAACTGCGACGACGAGGATAAGCGTAAGAATCGTGAACCAGAGGAAGAGCGTTTTGCCCGTTCTGCCGATCCATTTTTCAACAACCGTACCGACTGAGTTTCCGTCGTGGCGGATTGAGGCTACGAGTGCGCCCATGTCATGCGGTCCGCCGAAGAAGACTGAACCGACCATGCACCAGACAAGCGTCGGGAACCAG carries:
- a CDS encoding carbon starvation protein A — translated: MFAVIFVICAAVLLVGYKFYGDFMAGVYELDNSKDTPAVRLNDNIDYVPTHPAVLMGHHFSSIAGAGPITGPILASSVFGWFPTLVWCMVGSVFFGGPHDMGALVASIRHDGNSVGTVVEKWIGRTGKTLFLWFTILTLILVVAVFQAMTAGTFVADPGVAFVSILYIVLAVISGLCIYQFKLNFKAVTLVALAIVAFCAWNCGDWAFVNAVFARDIKFWNWALALYILFASTLPVWILLQPRDYLSSFFLYFAVIIGAIGMIFGSSLNTGTVPAFAAEVKYLGVSSKALWPCLFTMVACGAISGFHSLVSSGTTGKQIAHEKDAVPIGYGAMLLEGMVAVIATGCLMAAGAEFKGMGAFATGFGKFAGIVGIDPAKGTRLGYIAINTFLLTSLDTATRLCRYQIQELSDGKMNKWFATFIPIVFALVLVFMKATNAAGMEVAVWQVIWPVFGASNQLVAAIALLSIAAWVIRGLKKRGRFLTIPFWFMLATSVFALVINIYEECCVKPAPNYVLVVLSAVLIVLAFFLVKEGMQAINSDKNVD